The proteins below come from a single Corynebacterium glyciniphilum AJ 3170 genomic window:
- a CDS encoding phosphatase PAP2 family protein, whose protein sequence is MSGTEADVLVAVQDALLTDSSDRAVLGAARGLSHFGEHALGWFALAGAGAAVSAARGRSAAPWVELGVSAFTAHAASVVLKRIVRRQRPSDPRIRVGVGTPSRLSFPSSHATSTAAALTALSRITGSRLPLAGVPVMMASRLVLGVHYPTDVLAGVALGVATEKTVHRTVKEIKR, encoded by the coding sequence ATGAGCGGGACGGAGGCGGATGTCCTCGTCGCCGTGCAGGACGCCCTCCTCACGGACTCCTCCGACCGGGCCGTGCTTGGTGCGGCCCGTGGATTGAGTCACTTCGGTGAGCACGCGCTGGGCTGGTTCGCGCTGGCAGGTGCCGGCGCTGCGGTCTCCGCCGCCCGCGGACGGTCGGCTGCACCCTGGGTGGAACTCGGGGTCTCCGCATTCACTGCCCACGCCGCCTCCGTCGTCCTGAAGAGGATCGTGCGTCGCCAACGCCCGTCGGATCCGCGGATCCGTGTCGGGGTCGGCACTCCGTCGCGGTTGAGTTTCCCCTCGTCGCATGCGACGTCGACCGCTGCCGCGCTGACGGCGCTGAGCCGGATCACCGGCTCCCGCCTGCCGCTCGCCGGCGTGCCGGTGATGATGGCATCCCGCCTCGTCCTCGGCGTGCATTACCCCACTGACGTCCTCGCCGGAGTTGCCCTCGGTGTGGCGACGGAGAAGACCGTCCACCGAACTGTGAAGGAGATCAAGCGATGA
- a CDS encoding alpha/beta hydrolase, translating into MTTATGKHRSATGSLGRKIMALIVAIGTAFGLASVVAPSASADDRGILGPRCSWANYNFYVQNCWFYSGAMGQDIQVQIKRSNSDAAVYLLDGLRARDDWNAWTYLGHGVDQFVNDDVNVVMPVGGASQFYADWIGPFNGSTTPKKPRWETFLTSELPAQLAQNFGISQNRNALVGLSMGGTAAINLASRHRNQFKQVTSLSGYLNTTAPGMYMALQFAMNEGSPGANIWDMWGHPVHPTRFANDPLLNAPKLAGMPVYLSAAAGIPGPRDDFMANPVGGIAGIGLEWASRGSTATFELAARASGANVTASYPAVGVHNWTLWTPELQKARPKILDALNVCYRAGRPVC; encoded by the coding sequence ATGACGACTGCCACCGGAAAGCACCGGTCCGCGACCGGCTCGCTGGGCCGCAAGATCATGGCCCTGATCGTCGCGATCGGCACGGCCTTCGGGTTGGCCAGTGTCGTGGCTCCGAGCGCCTCTGCCGACGACCGTGGGATTCTCGGCCCCCGTTGTAGCTGGGCTAACTACAACTTCTACGTCCAGAACTGCTGGTTCTACTCGGGCGCCATGGGTCAGGACATCCAGGTCCAGATCAAGCGCTCCAACAGCGATGCAGCGGTGTACCTGCTCGACGGGCTGCGTGCCCGGGACGACTGGAACGCCTGGACCTACCTGGGACATGGTGTCGACCAGTTCGTCAACGACGACGTCAACGTTGTCATGCCCGTCGGCGGAGCCTCCCAGTTCTACGCGGACTGGATCGGACCGTTCAACGGCTCCACCACCCCGAAGAAGCCGCGGTGGGAGACCTTCCTGACCAGTGAGCTGCCGGCACAGCTGGCGCAGAACTTCGGCATCAGCCAGAACAGGAACGCTCTGGTCGGTCTGTCGATGGGCGGCACGGCCGCGATCAACCTGGCGTCCCGCCACCGCAACCAGTTCAAGCAGGTCACGTCGCTGTCCGGGTACCTGAACACCACGGCCCCGGGCATGTACATGGCCCTGCAGTTCGCCATGAACGAGGGCTCCCCGGGTGCGAACATCTGGGACATGTGGGGTCACCCGGTCCACCCGACCCGGTTCGCCAATGATCCGCTGCTGAACGCCCCGAAGTTGGCGGGAATGCCGGTGTACCTGTCCGCAGCCGCCGGTATCCCCGGTCCCCGGGACGACTTCATGGCCAACCCCGTCGGCGGCATCGCCGGCATCGGCCTGGAGTGGGCGTCGCGTGGTTCCACCGCGACCTTCGAGCTGGCCGCCCGCGCCTCCGGTGCGAACGTGACCGCCAGCTACCCGGCGGTCGGTGTGCACAACTGGACGCTGTGGACCCCGGAACTGCAGAAGGCACGTCCGAAGATCCTCGACGCACTGAATGTCTGCTACCGCGCGGGTAGGCCTGTCTGCTGA
- a CDS encoding decaprenyl-phosphate phosphoribosyltransferase, with product MTRPGTDPEFDPSETHDTNERPGERQAFIGSEPHTSGLEEPAAWEDQTYARQESEDAAVGSGHRAPRNLPEAMIKALRPKQWVKNVLVVAAPAAAGGDLLFQGRVITDIIIAFVVFCLGASSIYLVNDAKDVESDRQHPTKRFRPIAAGVLPVGLAYAMAVILIVAAVGLSFLASNGGSLAIVIGVYIILQLGYCFGWKHQPVIDIALVSSGFMLRAMAGGVAASIDLSQWFLLVAAFGSLFMAAGKRYAELKLSLRSGAKIRKSLESYTPTYLRFVWTLSATAVVLAYALWGFDMSQQHPGHASVWYQVSMVPFTVAILRYAADVDRGEGGAPDEIALSDRTLQALALIWVATIAVAVYVIPAVT from the coding sequence ATGACTCGTCCCGGGACGGATCCGGAATTCGACCCCTCGGAGACCCACGACACCAACGAGCGTCCGGGTGAACGCCAGGCGTTCATCGGGTCGGAGCCGCACACCTCCGGGCTCGAAGAACCGGCGGCGTGGGAGGACCAGACCTATGCCCGGCAGGAGTCTGAGGACGCTGCTGTGGGTTCGGGCCACCGCGCGCCCCGGAATCTTCCCGAGGCGATGATCAAGGCGCTCCGCCCCAAACAGTGGGTGAAGAACGTCCTCGTCGTCGCCGCTCCGGCGGCCGCCGGTGGTGACCTGCTCTTCCAGGGGCGGGTGATCACCGACATCATCATCGCCTTCGTCGTGTTCTGCCTCGGGGCCTCGTCGATCTACCTGGTCAATGACGCCAAGGATGTCGAGTCCGACCGTCAGCACCCCACGAAGCGGTTCCGTCCGATTGCGGCGGGTGTGCTTCCGGTGGGCCTGGCCTACGCCATGGCGGTCATCCTCATTGTCGCCGCGGTGGGTCTGAGTTTCCTGGCCTCCAACGGCGGCTCCTTGGCGATCGTCATCGGGGTGTACATCATTCTGCAGCTGGGCTACTGCTTCGGCTGGAAGCACCAGCCGGTGATCGACATCGCGCTGGTGTCCTCCGGGTTCATGCTGCGTGCCATGGCCGGTGGTGTGGCGGCGAGTATCGACCTCTCGCAGTGGTTCCTGCTGGTCGCGGCCTTCGGTTCGCTGTTCATGGCTGCAGGTAAGCGGTATGCGGAACTGAAGCTGTCGCTGCGCTCAGGTGCGAAGATCCGTAAGTCCCTGGAGAGCTACACGCCGACGTACCTGCGGTTCGTGTGGACGCTGTCCGCCACGGCCGTCGTACTGGCATACGCGCTGTGGGGCTTTGACATGAGCCAGCAGCATCCTGGTCACGCATCGGTCTGGTACCAGGTCTCGATGGTCCCGTTCACCGTCGCGATCCTGCGCTACGCTGCCGACGTCGACCGTGGCGAAGGCGGTGCGCCGGACGAGATCGCACTGAGCGACCGGACGCTGCAGGCACTGGCCCTGATCTGGGTGGCGACTATCGCGGTCGCTGTCTACGTAATTCCGGCTGTCACCTAG